A part of Liolophura sinensis isolate JHLJ2023 chromosome 1, CUHK_Ljap_v2, whole genome shotgun sequence genomic DNA contains:
- the LOC135464658 gene encoding uncharacterized protein LOC135464658, whose product MDTFPDSTDYQQMEQFLENLYGGLPYYRGVEIANITTTDGETVTTHRVLYNRPVTPREEWNTAILLKDYVNENLYYEYGTMNRPIENATYLVRENGEIVDVVSLLEREWRTCYLYQVLAACENGAYCYADQYNRPSCRCPANYWGEYCRYYTPNIVYADYVDKSLLTLTLAGNVSSDPSSPEYQSILEFFRQQYGGLSYYRDVEILDMVYEGGETKITHVVNYNRPVTARQEWQTATILKDYVNSNLYFDQGAFNASIQNATYIVLDTQGQIVHEDT is encoded by the exons ATGGATACATTCCCAGACTCCACGGATTATCAGCAAATGGAACAGTTC TTGGAGAACCTGTATGGTGGGCTTCCATATTACCGAGGCGTGGAGATCGCGAACATTAC GACAACTGATGGTGAAACAGTGACCACGCACCGTGTCCTGTACAATCGTCCGGTGACACCACGTGAGGAATGGAACACCGCTATACTCCTGAAGGACTATGTGAATGAAAACTTATATTACGAATACGGCACGATGAACAGACCAATAGAGAACGCCACATACCTTGTCCGTGAGAACGGCGAAATAGTGGATGTTG TGTCTCTTCTTGAACGGGAGTGGCGCACGTGTTACCTGTACCAGGTGTTAGCGGCGTGTGAGAATGGCGCCTACTGCTACGCAGACCAATACAACCGGCCATCATGCAG ATGTCCTGCCAATTACTGGGGAGAATATTGTCGGTATTATACACCAAACATCGTATACGCTG ATTATGTGGATAAATCACTTCTGACATTAACACTGGCGGGAAATGTATCAAGCGATCCATCCTCACCCGAATATCAATCTATTTTGGAATTC TTCCGCCAGCAGTATGGAGGACTAAGCTACTACCGGGATGTGGAGATCTTGGATATGGT GTATGAAGGCGGAGAAACCAAGATCACTCACGTTGTGAACTACAACCGGCCTGTGACAGCTCGTCAGGAATGGCAGACAGCGACAATCCTCAAGGACTACGTCAACTCAAACCTATACTTCGACCAAGGCGCATTTAACGCTTCCATTCAGAACGCCACCTACATAGTTCTCGATACTCAGGGACAAATCGTCCACGAAG ATACGTAG
- the LOC135476421 gene encoding uncharacterized protein LOC135476421 — MYNRPVTPRQEWDTALILKDYVNSNLFYDWGSLNRSIENATYLVLENGVVVHRVPLLEREWSVCYFYDVSQVCENDGRCYMDDNGYPACSCIGEFYGDYCHLSGYRDWNPIYWVAMFVPLALCISLALCCTCYAIVAAIRKRKKKKEEENDFTTNVAGSFRIPRSFLLPPNWKHIITRSDFGADPWEDSEDEAETEETTTGTDLYHRNPLPGMYFPDEDIGDTAAQPDIDPDDNQQSTLDLINNLLSADVHSGPDPL; from the exons ATGTACAACAGACCCGTCACCCCACGGCAGGAATGGGATACCGCACTAATACTAAAGGACTACGTCAACAGCAACCTCTTTTATGATTGGGGATCATTGAACAGATCCATAGAGAACGCCACTTATCTGGTTCTTGAGAATGGGGTAGTTGTTCATCGAG TACCTTTACTGGAGCGGGAATGGAGCGTGTGTTACTTCTATGACGTCAGTCAGGTCTGTGAGAATGACGGCAGGTGTTACATGGATGATAACGGATACCCCGCCTGCAG TTGTATCGGGGAATTCTATGGAGACTATTGCCATCTGTCCGGCTATAGAGATTGGAACCCTATCTATTGGGTGGCCATGTTCGTGCCTTTAGCTCTCTGTATCTCGCTCGCACTCTGCTGTACCTGTTACGCAATAGTCGCAGCAATACGAAAACGGAAGAAGAAAAAGGAAGAGGAGAATGATTT TACAACGAACGTAGCCGGGTCATTCCGAATCCCTCGAAGTTTCCTGCTGCCGCCTAACTGGAAGCACATCATCACGCGGTCTGACTTCGGTGCCGACCCCTGGGAGGATTCCGAGGATGAGGCAGAGACGGAAGAGACGACAACCGGTACGGACCTGTACCACCGCAACCCTCTTCCGGGCATGTACTTCCCGGACGAGGACATCGGCGACACTGCGGCACAACCAGACATAG ATCCCGATGACAACCAACAGTCCACGCTAGACCTCATTAACAACCTGCTGAGCgcagacgtacat AGCGGACCCGATCCTTTGTAA